A region of the Lycium barbarum isolate Lr01 chromosome 1, ASM1917538v2, whole genome shotgun sequence genome:
GATTATGCCTCTTAAATTTTAATGAGGGAGATATGTTTGTCGCGATAACTATGGGGACAAATGCATCTTTGTTAGTGCAGTCTGCCAATaatgataaaaaaataatttcattCAACTTATTATTTCAATTGAATTGAGATTTTTGTCTACCCTCTTATTTTATATTGCAAAATTTGAAACTTGGAACGGAAGGATTCAAACCTCTGAATAGCGGGACCAGAACTCGTTGGCTTACCACTTGGCCACGTCCCATTTAGATTTCTATTCGAAACTAATAAAATATATTGCTAGTTTTGTCAATTCCAATAAATTaatcaaattcaaaatttgatTCAGATAGGAATCCAAAAGGTGGTAGGTAGTTCTGACCTGCTAAATTATAATCTAGGCCAGGACTCAGTTGAAGTGTTGATGCTTAATGAATGAAATGTTGTGGTTCTTTAAAGACTGATCTTTTTCTCCATATATGATCAAGGATTTTGCTACTTATACTTTTCTGCTGCTTGTTATACAGTACTGGAGGTCTATTGGTATATGCGGAATCGAACATAGAGAGTGGAAAACTAGTTGAAACGAATCAATCAAAACCGGAGAAGAAGAAAATAGTGGTGCTTGGAACAGGATGGGCTGGTACCAGCTTCCTAAAAGATCTTGATATTTCTTCCTATGATGTTCAAGTGGTTTCGCCGCGAAATTATTTTGCGTTTACACCTCTGTTACCTAGTGTCACATGTGGAACAGTCGAGCCACGAAGCATCGTGGAGCCAGTTAGGAACATAATAAAGAAGGTAAAGACAAGTTTTGATGAGGAACTTGTTTCGGGTGTCCAACACAAACAACTTGGAGCCTATCAGAATCTCCGGTTTTTTGTTTTCATAGcatttactccctctgtcccaatttatgtgacactctttcctttttagtcagtcttTGAAGGATGGACATCTTTTCATagttagtaacaatttaactttacacTTCctattttacctttaatgaaatgatttatagccacaagaATTTCTATGGcttatttaagaccacaagtttcaaaagtcttcctttcattcttaagctccgtgcccagtcaaacactTTCACATAAATTGGGGCGGAGGAGTAGTTGTTTTCATTTGAAGATTTTTCTGCCTCTTCCTGTTTAATTGTTGTTATCTGGTCTGGCAGAGAAGTGGAGAGATTAATTTTTGGGAAGCAGAATGTCTGAAGATTGATCCAGAAAACCACACAGTATTTTGCCGTTCTGGTATCAGTGATAATTTGGCGGGACATAATGATTTCAACCTACAATATGATTATTTGGTTATAGCAGTTGGAGCTCAAGTGAATACTTTCAACACCCCAGGTGTAATGGAACATTGTCACTTTCTGAAGGTAGCATTTTCTTTCATAAAGCCTTTCTTAACTGTGATGCATGGGATTTCTgccctatgttgctcggactctgtGAAAATGCTGCCGCACccatgtcggatcctccaaaaatgaaCTACTTTTGTTTTGGGCTTTTTCCATTTTTGGCCCGTCAGCCGAAATTAATTACTGGCGCTAGTCAAAATATACAAAACTTATACACTGATtctgtatattatatgtatattatatattatatgtatatttatttataggatatgtatttatttgtgtatatataggatatgtatttatttataggatatgtatttatttgtgtaTATATACTCAATATGCAAAGCCTATATATTTTCTTGGCTATTTGTAAATTAGATCACTGAAAGGCATTGGACTGTAattatttcttttgttttttgttggTGCGCACCTGGTGATATTAGTGAAGAGTTGGAACAACATTTTCTACCCCTGCAAGGGAGGCGTTCTATGCATTTTTGAACCTGATAAGATTGGGACATCTCATATTTTTCTCGAGGTGCTAAATTTTCCTTTCTCTGAAGATAAATGAATCATGTCTTGTACAGGAAGTGGAAGATGCTCAAAGGATACGCAGGACAGTAATAGATTGTTTTGAGAAAGCTGTTATTCCCGGCCTAAGTGAAGAAGAGCGAAGGACCAACCTCCATTTTGTTATAGTTGGAGGGGGTCCAACTGGAGTGGAATTTGCCGCTGAGCTACATGACTTTGTTCATGAGGACTTAGTTAAAATATACCCTTCGGTTAAAGATTTTGTGAAGATAACACTCATCCAGTCCGGAGATCATATCCTGAATACGTAAGATGCACCATTCCGAGAATTACTTTACCACTGTTTTTAATGCATGCTAGGCAATGAATGTTGCTCAGACTTTCTAAAAATATTGCAGAACCTgagtcggatcctccaaaaatgcactacttttggaggatccaacacgcCCCTGACAGACTTTTTGAAGAGTCTGAGCGACATGACAACCTTTTTGGTGTCAATGTGATGTTAAAAGATTTGAGAGTAAGGAAGATAGAGAGGTGTAAAGAGAGTCAAATCCCTTATGCGGGGTCGGATGTGGAAATGGTGTGGATGGTCAAGTGATGAAGAACAAAGCACAAACATAAGTTTGGTTCTAGTTGGTAGACTTCGTGTTGGGTGAGAAACTTGGAAGTTGTGCTTGAAGCTACACGACTTCATTTTGAAGACCTAGCAAAGATAAACCAGCTTCTTTAAGACCAATTATCTATAGCAGATATATGCATTATTTAACATCCTACAACATGTCAAAGTCATCGAACAGGGAAGTAAACGAGAGGTTGGGAGCCAGAAGGAAAGAAGATCAAGAGTATAAATTTAGAGTTTTAAGGGGGCTTTTACAGATCACATAGTGAAAACCTGCACAACATTCACCTAATACACATGATGTCCTTATTGCGGGCACACCTTtattatactccctccatcccaatttatgtgacactctttcctttttagtcggtcccaaaaagaatgacatctttctatatatagtacttaacaatttaactttagacttttcattttatccttaatgagatgatttatatccTCAAAAATTCCTATGGCTTTCTTTAGACCATAAGCTTCAAAAGCCTTTCCTTTTCTCATAAATTCCGTGTTCAGTCAAACaatttcacataaattgggacggtggGAGTACCACACATACACTTCCtaatagagtttttttttttcttgtttgggAAAACTAGAGACACATGTGGCATTCCATTCGTTGAGTTGCAAAACTCAAAAatgttactccctctgtcccaatttatgtgatatagtttgactatgcacggaatttaagaaaacaaggaagacttttgaaatttgtggtctaaaacaagtcatagatatttgtgtggttgtaaatcatttcattaagggtaaaaggggaagttttcagttaaattatttctaaatatagatatgtatcattcttttttgggatagaataaaaaggaaagtgtatcacataaattgggatacaGGGAGTATTGTTCTAGAGGGTTGTCGTGTTATTTGTTTGGAGAATAGAATCAATTTTCAGATCATAATTTCTACTCACTTAAGACACAATTTCAATGAGATTGAATCAACAGCGGTGAAATCACAATTTTATGTCTTTGCAGATATGATGAAAGAATAAGCTCATTTGCTGAACAGAAATTTCAAAGAGATGGCATTGAGGTTTTGACAGGTTGCCGTGTCATTAGCGTCTCTGATAATTTCATCAACATGAAAGTAAAATCTACAGGAGAACACGTTGAAGTACCCTACGGGATGGTTGTATggtcaactggagttggtacccgCCCATTTGTGAAGGATTTCATGGAACAAGTTGGCCAGGTACTTTGCATTTTTTCTGTCTTGTTAGGGTTTGTCCAAAATTTCCTACCTTATTTGGGTTCtaccataattgtgttttacttcaaaaagGATTTCTTGGTAGAAAAGGTTTTCTTTGTGGAAACGGACTTTTTTTTCTCATACACAACACAATAACATCCGCAATGTAcaagagtcttgtttaggggaTATTATTCTCTCAATAGGGTTTATGCTTTTTATATTAGTTGTTCATATGTAGGTCACTTGACCAATTCATATCAATATTACGctttttaagtatattttctttgttgtctGATTCATCGTCATTCAAGTTTACAATTGTTAGCTTCTGCATGACGCcctgttatttcgatcccaacatgTCTTAGTGTTCATGGGGTTCTTTTACCAAATGCTTACTTAAAAGTTACTCTTTTTGCCTTTTATATTCTGTGATTTGCAAGCACTGCAAGTTTAAATTAATTATGACCATTTAACATTTTTGTTTCTCCTTTTGCAGGAAAAAAGACGTATTCTAGCAACTGATGAATGGTTACGAGTAAAGGGCTGTAGTAACGTGTACGCTCTTGGTGATTGTGCATCTGTAGATCAACGTAAAGTCATGGTAAAGAAGCCATTGTTCAAATAACTATACCAAAATATTTCCTCAATATGATCTATAGTATAATCAATTCTTTTTCTGCATTATATTTTTTCTAGATCTTGACAGTTAGTCCATGCTTTAGGGTCCGTATGGATGATAATTGCTAGTTTATTGTGCCATTTATAAATGGTTTCAAAAATGATTCTATGAGCTTGAGTGTTTCATTTCATCATTCTTTCATAAAGGAATTGGATCTGTAGATATTCGTTCTAGATAATGGAATACTAAATTGCTTGTCTTTATACATTCCCCCTAAATTTTCATTTGTGAAATTATGCGGTTTAGGAAGATATTTCGGCCATTTTTAAAGCTGCGGATAAGGATGATTCTGGAACTTTGACCATCGAGGAATTCCGAGATGTCCTGGATGACATAATTATCCGTTATCCTCAAGTGGACTTGTATCTGAAGAACAAAAAGTTGTTAGCGGCAACAGACTTATTAAGGGATTCAGAGGGAAATGAAAGAGATGAGGTAGATATTGAAGGTTTTGAATCGGCCCTTTCTCATGTAGATTCACAGATGAAAAGTCTACCTGCCACAGCTCAGGTACTTCTTACGTAGTTCGGCTTTCATCCCCCCTCCCTTGTTTCACTCCATCTTCTGCTTTAGTAGATGTTTGGACATAGATTTTGTTGAAACTTGGAAAAAAG
Encoded here:
- the LOC132630754 gene encoding external alternative NAD(P)H-ubiquinone oxidoreductase B1, mitochondrial isoform X2 — its product is MRGFTYLAKALHSHSSYSRLLVLSSVSTGGLLVYAESNIESGKLVETNQSKPEKKKIVVLGTGWAGTSFLKDLDISSYDVQVVSPRNYFAFTPLLPSVTCGTVEPRSIVEPVRNIIKKRSGEINFWEAECLKIDPENHTVFCRSGISDNLAGHNDFNLQYDYLVIAVGAQVNTFNTPGVMEHCHFLKEVEDAQRIRRTVIDCFEKAVIPGLSEEERRTNLHFVIVGGGPTGVEFAAELHDFVHEDLVKIYPSVKDFVKITLIQSGDHILNTYDERISSFAEQKFQRDGIEVLTGCRVISVSDNFINMKVKSTGEHVEVPYGMVVWSTGVGTRPFVKDFMEQVGQEKRRILATDEWLRVKGCSNVYALGDCASVDQRKVMEDISAIFKAADKDDSGTLTIEEFRDVLDDIIIRYPQVDLYLKNKKLLAATDLLRDSEGNERDEVDIEGFESALSHVDSQMKSLPATAQVSPFRAICPFRWGSSSSRTSWRLGFYGP
- the LOC132630754 gene encoding external alternative NAD(P)H-ubiquinone oxidoreductase B1, mitochondrial isoform X1 encodes the protein MRGFTYLAKALHSHSSYSRLLVLSSVSTGGLLVYAESNIESGKLVETNQSKPEKKKIVVLGTGWAGTSFLKDLDISSYDVQVVSPRNYFAFTPLLPSVTCGTVEPRSIVEPVRNIIKKRSGEINFWEAECLKIDPENHTVFCRSGISDNLAGHNDFNLQYDYLVIAVGAQVNTFNTPGVMEHCHFLKEVEDAQRIRRTVIDCFEKAVIPGLSEEERRTNLHFVIVGGGPTGVEFAAELHDFVHEDLVKIYPSVKDFVKITLIQSGDHILNTYDERISSFAEQKFQRDGIEVLTGCRVISVSDNFINMKVKSTGEHVEVPYGMVVWSTGVGTRPFVKDFMEQVGQEKRRILATDEWLRVKGCSNVYALGDCASVDQRKVMEDISAIFKAADKDDSGTLTIEEFRDVLDDIIIRYPQVDLYLKNKKLLAATDLLRDSEGNERDEVDIEGFESALSHVDSQMKSLPATAQVAAQQGTYLARCFNRWDQCKTNPEGPRRFKSSGRHQFLPFGYRHLGQFAPLGGDQAAAELPGDWVSMGHSTQWLWYSVYASKQVSWRTRYLVVGDWVRRYIFGRDSSRI